GTGCGCGTTCGACATCCCGAAGGCCGAGATCTCGCCGTACGGCGTCTTCGACGTCTCGGACACCGACGACGAAGACGTCAAGCGCGTGCACGGGATGGTCGAGAAGCCGAAACCGGAGGAGGCGCCGTCGACCTACGCCGCGGCCGGGCGCTACCTGCTCGATCGGGCGATCTTCGACGCGCTCAAGCGGATCACCCCGGGCAGCGGCGGCGAGCTGCAGCTGACCGACGCGGTCGCGCTGCTGATCTCCGAGGGACACCCGGTGCACGTCGTCGTGCACCGTGGTGGACGCCACGACCTGGGGAATCCGGGTGGTTTCCTGCGCGCCGCGGTCGATTTCGCGCTTGAAACGCCCGAGTACGGTCCATCTTTACGGGCGTGGCTGACGGAACGGATCGGGACAGATCGCCCATGACGGAATCCCTCGACGCGGCACGGCCGGAAGTGGCCGGGGACGAGACCGAGCTGCGCTCGGTCGACGCGCAGATCTCGATGACCTTGGAAGCCGCCGTCCGGCCCCAGCCGGTGCGCGTGGCGATCTCCGAGGCACAGGGGCTGCTCTGCGCCGAGGAGGTCGTCGCCGAGCACGCGCTGCCCGGGTTCGACCAGGCCGCGATCGACGGCTACGCGGTGCGCAGCGTCGACGTGCGCACCGCCGGGCAGGAGCCGGTGCAGCTGCCGGTCGTCGGCGAGATCGCGGCGGGCTCGCGCCAGCCGCGGCGCCTGCAGCCCGGCCAGGCCGTGCGCGTCGACACCGGTGCGCCCCTGCCGACGCTGGCCGACGCGGTCGTGCCGCTCGGCTACACCGACGGGCACCAGGCCCGGGTCACCGTGCACCGGTCGGTGCCGTCGGCGGGGTACGTGCGCCGGACCGGCGAGGACGTCCAGATCGGTGACGTCGCGGTGCGCCGCGGCGACACGATCGGTTCGGCGCAGGTCGGCCTGCTGGCCGCGGTCGGCCGGGCCAAGGTCCTCGTCTACCCGCGGCCGCGCGTGTCGATCGTCTCGGTCGGCGACGAGCTGGTCGACATCGACCGGACGCCGTCGGTCGGGCAGGTCTACGACGTCAACTCGTACGCGCTCGCCGCTGCCGCCCGGGACGCGGGCGCCGAGGTCAGCCGGGTCGGCATCGTGCCGAGCGAGCCGAAGCGGCTGCGGGAGATCGTCGAGGGCCGGCTGCTGATGTCGGAGATCGTCGTGGTCGCGGGTGGCGCCGGGGGCGCCACCGGTGACGAGGTCCACGCGGCGCTCTCGGACCTGGGCCGGATCGACATGACCCGGGTCGCGATGCACCCGGGCTCGGTGCAGGGGTTCGGCAGGCTCGGCCCCGACTCGGTGCCGACGTTCCTCATCCCCGGCAACCCGATGAGTGCGCTGGTCGTGTTCGAGGTGCTGGTCAGGCCGCTGATCCGGGCGGCACGCGGGACGCGCAACCCGCACCGGCGGATCGTCGGGGCGCGGCTGCTGTCGCCGATCACGTCGACCGAGGGCCGGCGCGGCTACCTCCGCGGCCAGCTCCTGCGCGACGAGGCCAACGGCGAGTACCTCGTCCAGCCGCTCGGGCAGTCGGGGGCGCACCTGCTCGCGTCGCTGGCCGAGGCGAACTGCCTGATCAACGTGCCGGAGGAGCTGACCGACGTCCCCGCGGGCGAGCAGGTCCAGGTCACCTTCCTGGCGCAACGGGCCTGATGAACGCCGTGTCGGGGGTGTCCTACCCGGTCGAAAGCCGGCACCCGGGCTGGCCGGCCCGGCTCGGCCCGCTGCGGGTGCCCGCCGGGGAGGTCGCGATCCGGCCGGTGCGGCTGCGCGATGCCGGCGAGTGGAGCCGGATCCGGCTCCGGGACCGGGCGCACCTCGAGATGTGGGAGCCGACCGGCGTCGGGCCGTGGCCCGAACGCAACGCTTTCTGGTCGTGGCCGTCGCAGTGGGCGGCGTTGCGCTCGCTCGCGCGGCGTGGCCAGTGCCTGCCGTTCACGATCACCCTGGACGGCCGTCTCGCGGGGCAGATCACCGTCGGTAACGTCATCCGGGCGTCGCTGCGGTCCGCCTGGATCGGCTACTGGGTGTCGTCCGACGTGGTCCGCGGCGGGGTCGCGACGGCCGCCGTCGCCCTGGTCACCGACCACGCCTTCGGCCCGGCCGGGCTGCACCGGCTGGAGGCCACCGTGCGCCCGGAAAACGGCGCCAGCCTGCGGGTTCTCACCAAGGCGGGCTACCGGCAGGAAGGCCTGTTCGAGCGCTACCTCGACGTCGCGGGCGCCTGGCGGGACCACTACTGCTTCGCCGTCACGCGCGAGGAGACCGGGGCCGGGCTGGTGTCGCGGCTGGTCGCGGCGGGACGCGCCGACTACGCCT
The window above is part of the Amycolatopsis camponoti genome. Proteins encoded here:
- a CDS encoding GNAT family N-acetyltransferase; this encodes MNAVSGVSYPVESRHPGWPARLGPLRVPAGEVAIRPVRLRDAGEWSRIRLRDRAHLEMWEPTGVGPWPERNAFWSWPSQWAALRSLARRGQCLPFTITLDGRLAGQITVGNVIRASLRSAWIGYWVSSDVVRGGVATAAVALVTDHAFGPAGLHRLEATVRPENGASLRVLTKAGYRQEGLFERYLDVAGAWRDHYCFAVTREETGAGLVSRLVAAGRADYA
- the glp gene encoding molybdotransferase-like divisome protein Glp; translated protein: MTESLDAARPEVAGDETELRSVDAQISMTLEAAVRPQPVRVAISEAQGLLCAEEVVAEHALPGFDQAAIDGYAVRSVDVRTAGQEPVQLPVVGEIAAGSRQPRRLQPGQAVRVDTGAPLPTLADAVVPLGYTDGHQARVTVHRSVPSAGYVRRTGEDVQIGDVAVRRGDTIGSAQVGLLAAVGRAKVLVYPRPRVSIVSVGDELVDIDRTPSVGQVYDVNSYALAAAARDAGAEVSRVGIVPSEPKRLREIVEGRLLMSEIVVVAGGAGGATGDEVHAALSDLGRIDMTRVAMHPGSVQGFGRLGPDSVPTFLIPGNPMSALVVFEVLVRPLIRAARGTRNPHRRIVGARLLSPITSTEGRRGYLRGQLLRDEANGEYLVQPLGQSGAHLLASLAEANCLINVPEELTDVPAGEQVQVTFLAQRA